TTCTGCCGGAGACGGGTGATCGCATGCTTGAGCGCTTGCAGGGTCGCGGGGATTACGGCGAACTGCTCCTGCCGGACGGCGTGGAGGCGCGGGTGGCGAAGGTGAAAGCGCAGCTCGACGAGTATGAGGCGCGGAATCCGGAAGATGCCGCATACCTCCGCAAGTCGCTCGCGAAATTCCAATCCCTTCCGTCGAAGAAGCAGTGAAACGTATCGCCGTTGCCATGATCAAAGGCGGGCTGGGCAACCAGCTCTTCGCCTATGCGGCTGCCCGTGCCTACGCGATGCGGACGAACCGGGAGCTCCTCATCGACCACGTCTCCGGCTTCACCCGCGATGGCTACGGCCGCGGCTACAAGCTCGACCTCTTTCCCATCTCCGGGACCCTCGCGCCGAAGCGTTGGCAACTGGGCGACCCGAAGGGCTCGCATCACAAGTTCATCCGCTCGATGAACAAGGTGCTGCCGAATCCATGGAAATCCTACCTCGCCGAAGACCAGGACAAGGACGAGACACAGCTCACCGGCTTCATCTCGAACCGTCAGGTGGTGCGCCTGAATGGCTACTGGCAGAGTGAGAAATTCTTCGCAGAGCGTGCTGCCACCATCCGCACCGAGTTGAAGCTGCCGGCCTTTGAAGACGGTCCCGACAAGGATCTGGAGGCGGAGCTGGCTTCGAGTTCTTCCGTGTTCCTTCATATCCGCCGGGATCGCTACAGCCCGCGGCTGGGATCCGGCTACTACGACTCTAGTATCGCATCCGCGCTTTCCACCCTGGGAAGCTGCCAGTTCCACGTCTTCGGGGACGACCTGGAGTGGGCAAGGCAGTATCTCGATTTCCAAGGCGCGCCGGTGACCTTCCAGTCGTCGGAGAACAGCGATGAACTGCGCGATTTCCGCCTGATGATGGCCTGTCGTCATGCCATCGTGGCAAACAGCTCATTCAGCTGGTGGGCCGCATGGCTGAAGCGCCATGCCGACAAGCGGGTCTGGACCCCCTCCACCCCCGGCTGGCCTCTCAAGCCCGCCTCCGAGTGGACGAAGGTTCCGAACCGCCTTGAATATTAAAGCTCCCTGACGCGGAGCGGGCTCCGGATGTCCGGTCTTTCGCGGGAGATTGCTTTCCGGCGTGCGGCTCCCATCTCCCGATGCCATGTGCTTCTTCCGCGTCGAGGTAAGGGAGGGCTAAAGCCCCCCGCTTCGCCGGGGACCTCTGCCATTTCTCCCCATCGCGGCGACTTCTCCTTATCATGGCCGCCGTGAATCAAAGTTCCGTCCTCCGCACCGCGCACCGCGAGGACTTGGTCCGACTCTGCCGCCTGTTAAATTTCCTCCTTTTAGCAGGCATAACAGGCACTCTTCCCCTTCCCGTCTCCGCGCATTTTCCCGCTAAACCAGACTCCCTCATCTCCACCCTCAATATGTAACGCCAAGTATTTTGCCTTACCTGAGATTCCGACTATGTTGCGCACCCATGAGCCGGAAATCTCTCCTCCTTCTCGCCGTGCTGTGTGGCGTCGCCGATGCCCAATCCGTCACCCATCGTTGGAAATTCAACGATACGCCCGCTGGCTCTCTCTCCCATCTCACCATCATCCCGGACGTCATCACCGGTGCTCCCGGACAGATCGTTGGCAATGGCGCCACCCGCACCGGCACCGCCCTGACCCTGCCGGGCACCAGCGGCGGTGACAACGCTGCCAATGCGATCTCCGCTTACCTCGACCTGCCGAATGGCATCGTCTCTTCGAAGACGAATCTCACCCTCGAGATCTGGGCCACCATTCATTCCGGAAAAAATTGGCAGCGGCTCTTCGACTTCGGCCGCATGAACATCTCCGGGAATGGCGCGGCGGGTGAACTCACGCCGTCCAGCGTTGCCCCGGGCGGCACGAATTCCAGCGATAACCTGATGCTCGCTGTCCAGCGCGGCGGCGATATCAACACCCAGCAACTCACCGCACGGCTTGATGGCGGCGGCGAGATCCAGAGCCAGACCGGCATCGCGACCACGCTCAATACCCAGTACCACTACGTCATCACTTTCCAATCCGGAGTCGGCGCGAATCCCGGTACCGGCGGCCGTCTCACCTGGTATCGCAATGGCGTCCAGGCCGGTTTCCTCGACACGAACTTCAAGCTGAACCAGGTCGAGGACGTGAACAACTGGCTCGGCCGCTCGATGTGGAGCAACGACAGTAATTCGAACATTTCCTACAACGACGTCCGCATCTACGACTACGCGCTTTCTCCTGCCCAGATCACTGCGAACACCAGCGCCGGTCCCGATGGCGCCTTTCCCGCTCCCGTCACCCAGCCGGACGCGGCGACCATGCGGCACAATGCAAAGGCTCGCGTCAGGGTCTTGGCGAACGATGTCGGCGAAGTCTCCCGGGCCACCTTGGCCATCGACCAGCAGCCGGCCTCCGGCACCGCAACTGCCATGCCCGATGGGACGGTCCTCTACACCCACACCACGGGCACTCCGGCGAATGACAGCTTCGTCTACCGTGTCTCGAATAGCACCGGACAATCCAGCACCGGCACGGTGACCGTGACCTTCTCTTCGGCGCTGAAAATCCCTTCGCCCGGCCTCAATGTCCCGTCCACCCCGCCTCCCACCGCCTATGCGCTGAACAACGCGCTGGGCAGCCTCACCTTCAATCAGCCGCTCAGCATCGCCACGCCACCGGGCGAGACCCAGCGGCTCTTCATCTGCGAGAAGCCCGGAGTCGTGAGGCTGGTGCCGAATGTCACCGCCGCCTCACCGACGTCCAGCGTCTTCCTCGATCTCGCGACGCTGGTGAACAACCGCGCGAATGAGGATTTCTTCCCCGACTCCGGCGGAGAATCCGGCCTGCTCAGCATCGCCTTCCATCCGCAGTATGCGAGCAACCGCCAGTTCTACGTCTTCTACACCGTGAGCAAGACTGGCGGGAACCGCTTCCAGCGTGTCAGCCGCTTCACCGCCCAAGCGGGAAATCCGAACGCCGCCGATACCGCCTCGGAGCAGATCCTCATCGAACAACTCGACGACGAAACCAATCACAATGGCGGGGACATGCACTTCGGCCCCAATGACGGCTATCTCTACATCTCCGTGGGAGACGAAGGCAGCGGCAACGACGCGCTGAACAACAGCCAAACGATCAACAAGGACCTCTTCTCCGGGATTCTCCGCATCGATGTGGATAAGAAGCCTGGAAACGTCGCACCGACCGCCCACGCATCCATCCCGCTCGATAGCGGGGTCGCACGTTTCTCCATCCCCATCGACAATCCCTTCGTCCACACCTCGCTCGGGGGAAGCTGGGACGGAAAATACAATGGCGCGAATGTGAGTCAGACCACGGTGCGCCGCGAGTTCTGGGCCACCGGCCTGCGGAACCCCTGGCGCATGGGCTTCGATCCCGCCACCGGTGATCTCTGGTGTGCCGATGTAGGCCAGGGCGCTTGGGAAGAGGTGGACGTGATCCGCCGTGGAGGCAACTACGGCTGGGCCTACCGCGAGGGAGAACACAACGGGGCCAAGTCCGGATCCGCTCCCGCAAATTTCGACACGCTCTACCACAGCAAGCCGATCTACGAGTACCCTCGTAATAATCCGGGCTTCGACGGCTACTCCGTGACCGGCGGCCGCGTCTATCGTGGCACCCGCATCGCAGCCCTGACCGGGAAATACATCTTCGCCGACTATGGCTCCGGGAATGTCTGGGCATTGAATCTCGATGGCGAAGGCATCCAGCGCCTCGCTGGCGAAGGCGGGATCTCCGGCTTCGGATACGATCCCTCGAACCAGGATATTCTGATTGCGGATATCGGGGATGGCATCATCCGCCGTCTCACTGCCACCACGGATGACAGCAGCTATCCTCAGACCCTGAGTTCCACCGGTCTCTTTGCCGATCTCACCGATCTCTCTCCCTCGCCGGGTGTGACTCCTTACAATGTGAACCTGCCCTTCTGGAGCGATCACGCGGTGAAGAGCCGCTGGTTCACCATCCCGAATGGCACCTCGCAGTTCACCTGGTCGAAAGACGGGCTGTGGACCCTTCCTACCGGCACCATCTGGGTGAAGCACTTCGACATGGAGATGGAGCGGGGCGTACCCGCGAGCAAGAAGCGGATCGAGACCCGCCTGATCGTGAAAAACGCCGGGGGTGCCTATGGCGTGAGCTACCGCTGGAATGAAGCCGGCACCGAGGCCACCTTGGTCGGGGACAGCGGCGAGGATTTCACATTGGACGTCACCAGCAATGGGACCCCCGTCCCGCAGACTTGGCATATTCCCAGCCGCGCGGAGTGCATGATCTGCCACACGTCCCAAGCGGGCCACGCGCTTTCCTTCAATACGCGCCAGCTCAATCTCGCGAACGATATCCTCGGCTTCTCCGGCAATCAGCTCACGACGCTCAGGACCCAAGGTTATCTCTCGAATGAGCCGGGCTCTCCGAACCTGCTGCCGCGGCACCTCCGCGCGGATGAGGATGACTATTCGGTGGAAGCACGCGTGCGATCCTACATCGCGGTGAATTGCTCCTACTGTCACAAGATCGGCGGCACTGCCCCGGCGTCATGGGATGGCCGCCCGGAACTCACCTTGACTCAGACGGGCCTGATCAATGGCGAAGCCACCAACAACGGAGGAAATCCCGCGAACAAGCTGGTGGTCCCCGGAGACACCACGCACTCCGTAGCGTTGAATCGCGTGGCCGTGACCAATGGCTTCACCCGCATGCCCCCGATCAGCAGCAATGTGATCGATACCGCGAGCGTGGCCCTGCTGACGGAGTGGATCAATGGCGAGTTGGACGAGCGCGTGGTTTATGAGGACTGGCGCATCACCAATTTCGAGCCGGACAATGATCCCGCCGGCGCTCCTACCGCCGATCCGGATGGCGATGGCATCACCAATCAGGACGAATACCTGGCGGGGACCAATCCCCACAACGCCGCCAGCGGGCTGCGTCCACTCGTCACCGCTGATCCCGCCGGCATCAAGCTAAGCTTCCCGGTGCCCGTGAACCGATCCTACCGCATCGATGCCTCGCAGGATATGCAGGCTTGGACACCTTGGAACGTCCCCGGCAATCAGGGCCTGCCCGCCCCCGGCGGCGAGATCGAGCTCGTCATTCCGCCCAACGATCCAATGCGCTTCTTCCGCGTCGAACTCCGGGAGAACTAACCGCCGGCACGGATCGCATAAATCACCTGCGCCTCACCGAATCGCTCCAAGCGCCGGTCCTCGTTCATGCCCAACCTCTCTAACAGGGCGATCGATCTTTTGTTCGCTACCTGGGTTTCCGACACCACACGCTCCAAGCCCAGCTGATCAAAGGCGAAGCGCAGCGCTTCGGTGCATGCGCGGAAAGCCACGCCCTTCCCCTGCCACTCCCGCAGCAGGACGAAGGAAAGTTCCATATCATCACTACCGTGATGGGGCGAAAGCCAGATCAGGCCGACCGCTTCGCCATCCTCCCGGATCACTCCTGCTCCTGCTCCTGCTCCTGCTCCTTCGATCAGGCCCGCCACCCGGACTTCCGCAGCCTCTTGGGAAAGCGGTCCGCCCAGATAGCGTCGTACTTTCGGGTCGGTGAAAAGCCGCACCAAGGTCGGCGCATCGCGTGGTTCAGGAGCCGGGAGCATCGATCAAAAGTCGGTGGACCATTGGTTCGGCATCTGCGGCGCCCGCAAGAGAATCTCACGGTCCTCCTGCTCCCGGCGCAGGAAATAGTCCTTTTCCCTTTGCATGATGTTAAACTCCCCGACTTCGTTCAGCAGGATCCACTTTCCATCGGCATTCGCAAACTCCCAACCCACCGCCGGCCTCGACTTGTGGCGGACGTAAATGCCCTGGGTGGGGCCGACTTGAATCATCCGCACCAGAACCGGCGAGGGGCCCTTCTTCCAAGGGTTCTGCAAGCGCTCCAGATAGACATTCCAAGCAAATAGCTCGGCACCCGGTGCGTCCGGGGAATCACACCATGCCAAGACGGCCTGTCGCGCTTCCTGCGGCACCGCAGGGTCGAAGTTAACCCCCGGCTTCATCAGGAAGAAACGCGCGCACCATCCCGCATAGCCGAGCAGCGCCAGCGTCATGAGTCCGAAGAGCAGGATGGCCTTTCCGCGTCTCATCTCCCGATAGTAGGAACCGCCACCGCGCTACGGATTTGTCTTAAGGATCGATCAAGCGATAGAAAGCGCGGCCTGTCGGGGGATCCTCATCCTGAAAAAATACCGCGCCCGCCCCGCTGGCATCTACCTCGCGTTGCCAGTTCCAATTTGTCATGTCGGAGCTTCGTTGCAGGAGGTAGGTCTGCCGTGCCGTGCCCTTGAAATAAACCGCCGGCGTCCCCGTCTCTTGCAAGACGATCGAACTGCCTTCCGGTACCCCATAGGAAAAGAGGGCCACTTTGTTCGCCATTCGCTGCCCCACCGCGAGCTGCCTGCGGTCCGGGTCATAGGCCATCGCCTGGGCCAGGCTCAGGGTGGTGAGATCCCCGATCACGCTGTTGCTCGCATCGATCTCGCCGCTGGTTCCATTGATGCCGTTGCCGAGGGTTACCGCACCGGGATAGGGAGCCGCCGATTGAAAATACTGGGAGCCCACCAGATAGTGACCATCCGAAGTCGGGAAGACCTTCGGAACATAGGTACCGGACAAGTAGCGCGTGCTGCCGATCCTATCATTGGCGGTGGCACCCACCAGCGAGTTCGCCGCGGATACCACGCCGCTTGTTCCTGTTGTTCCATTCCCCCATGTCACCGCGCCGGCATCAGTCACGACGCCCCGATCCCAGAAGCTTGCCACCGCCACGTAGTTCCCATTGCTCAGCGGCACGACCGTCTCGCCCACCTTGTCGCTGGCGGAAGATCCGACCAGTGAGTTCTCCGGTCCCACGATACCCACCGTCCCGCTTGAGCCATTCCCCCAACTGGCGGCTCCTTGATCTTCCGGACCGCCGGGGCTTTCCCACTGCGGGCTACAGACCACATAATTGCCGTTTGCCAAGGCGATGGCCTTGGCACCCACGTATTGGGCCAGATGGGTTCCCACCAGCGAGTTCGCGGCATTCACGGACCCTGTCACCGGACCGCTGCCATCGCACCACGTTGCCGCTCCGCATCCGTAGATGCCGTTGCTATACCAATACGGACTGCACACCACATAATTGCCATTCGTGAGCGCGGTGATGCCGCCGAGGCTGATGAGGTCGCCCACCTTGCCCAGCAGCGAGTTTGCTGCGGAAACTTCGCCGGTGGTTCCTGTTGTACCATTTCCCCAAGTGACCGCACCACAGCTTACACCGGCGTCCGTTTGCACCGAGACGCTTCCGACGACATAGTGGCCATTCGCCAAGGCAAAGACCCCGTTTGCTCCCGCCGCGCCGGAGCCCACGTTGTCGTTGTTATACGTGCCGACCAGGGAGTTGTCCGCCGAAACGGTCCCCACGCTGGGACTTGAACCTTGGCACCAGGTGACCGCACCGGCGTTGAGAATCGCACCGTGATCCACCCTCGCGCTACTGATCACGTAGTTCCCGTTCTTGAGAGGCGTCACGCCGACGTCACCCACGAAGGACTCCGCCTGTCTACCGGTCATGGAGTTCGCGGCGGATACCGTGC
This portion of the Luteolibacter luteus genome encodes:
- a CDS encoding alpha-1,2-fucosyltransferase; amino-acid sequence: MKRIAVAMIKGGLGNQLFAYAAARAYAMRTNRELLIDHVSGFTRDGYGRGYKLDLFPISGTLAPKRWQLGDPKGSHHKFIRSMNKVLPNPWKSYLAEDQDKDETQLTGFISNRQVVRLNGYWQSEKFFAERAATIRTELKLPAFEDGPDKDLEAELASSSSVFLHIRRDRYSPRLGSGYYDSSIASALSTLGSCQFHVFGDDLEWARQYLDFQGAPVTFQSSENSDELRDFRLMMACRHAIVANSSFSWWAAWLKRHADKRVWTPSTPGWPLKPASEWTKVPNRLEY
- a CDS encoding PQQ-dependent sugar dehydrogenase; this translates as MSRKSLLLLAVLCGVADAQSVTHRWKFNDTPAGSLSHLTIIPDVITGAPGQIVGNGATRTGTALTLPGTSGGDNAANAISAYLDLPNGIVSSKTNLTLEIWATIHSGKNWQRLFDFGRMNISGNGAAGELTPSSVAPGGTNSSDNLMLAVQRGGDINTQQLTARLDGGGEIQSQTGIATTLNTQYHYVITFQSGVGANPGTGGRLTWYRNGVQAGFLDTNFKLNQVEDVNNWLGRSMWSNDSNSNISYNDVRIYDYALSPAQITANTSAGPDGAFPAPVTQPDAATMRHNAKARVRVLANDVGEVSRATLAIDQQPASGTATAMPDGTVLYTHTTGTPANDSFVYRVSNSTGQSSTGTVTVTFSSALKIPSPGLNVPSTPPPTAYALNNALGSLTFNQPLSIATPPGETQRLFICEKPGVVRLVPNVTAASPTSSVFLDLATLVNNRANEDFFPDSGGESGLLSIAFHPQYASNRQFYVFYTVSKTGGNRFQRVSRFTAQAGNPNAADTASEQILIEQLDDETNHNGGDMHFGPNDGYLYISVGDEGSGNDALNNSQTINKDLFSGILRIDVDKKPGNVAPTAHASIPLDSGVARFSIPIDNPFVHTSLGGSWDGKYNGANVSQTTVRREFWATGLRNPWRMGFDPATGDLWCADVGQGAWEEVDVIRRGGNYGWAYREGEHNGAKSGSAPANFDTLYHSKPIYEYPRNNPGFDGYSVTGGRVYRGTRIAALTGKYIFADYGSGNVWALNLDGEGIQRLAGEGGISGFGYDPSNQDILIADIGDGIIRRLTATTDDSSYPQTLSSTGLFADLTDLSPSPGVTPYNVNLPFWSDHAVKSRWFTIPNGTSQFTWSKDGLWTLPTGTIWVKHFDMEMERGVPASKKRIETRLIVKNAGGAYGVSYRWNEAGTEATLVGDSGEDFTLDVTSNGTPVPQTWHIPSRAECMICHTSQAGHALSFNTRQLNLANDILGFSGNQLTTLRTQGYLSNEPGSPNLLPRHLRADEDDYSVEARVRSYIAVNCSYCHKIGGTAPASWDGRPELTLTQTGLINGEATNNGGNPANKLVVPGDTTHSVALNRVAVTNGFTRMPPISSNVIDTASVALLTEWINGELDERVVYEDWRITNFEPDNDPAGAPTADPDGDGITNQDEYLAGTNPHNAASGLRPLVTADPAGIKLSFPVPVNRSYRIDASQDMQAWTPWNVPGNQGLPAPGGEIELVIPPNDPMRFFRVELREN
- a CDS encoding GNAT family N-acetyltransferase, whose translation is MLPAPEPRDAPTLVRLFTDPKVRRYLGGPLSQEAAEVRVAGLIEGAGAGAGAGVIREDGEAVGLIWLSPHHGSDDMELSFVLLREWQGKGVAFRACTEALRFAFDQLGLERVVSETQVANKRSIALLERLGMNEDRRLERFGEAQVIYAIRAGG